CCACGAGCGGGGCGTCCACTTCGGCATCCACCTGATGCGCGGCATCCCACGCGTCGCCGTCGAACGCGACCTGCCGATCTCCGGTGCGGAAGGCCTTCGCGCGAGCGACATCGCGGACACGAGCGACGTGTGCCCGTGGTGCGACGACAACTTCGGCGTCGACATGCGTCGGCCGGGAGCTCAGGCGTACTACGACAGCGTCTTTCGCCTGCTGGCCGAGTGGGGCGTGGATTACGTGAAGGTCGACGACATCGTCCCATACCCGCGCGAGATTCGCGCTGTCGCGGACGCCATCGCGCGCTGCGGTCGGCCGATGCGATTGAGCTTGTCGCCAGGTGACCTGACGTGCGTCGCACACCTGCCGGACTATCGCCGCGCCAACGCGCTGCGTGTGACGGCCGACGTGTGGGACCGACGCAACGACCTCGCCAAGGGACTC
The sequence above is a segment of the Planctomycetota bacterium genome. Coding sequences within it:
- a CDS encoding glycoside hydrolase family 27 protein, with the translated sequence MNLPPPHWPPRGWNSFDSFGAVADERAILDNLDVLVERLLPHGYDTHVLDIGWYRRYHREPGQRFPQVSEATLLGHELDDFGRYLPCPTMFPNGIKPLADACHERGVHFGIHLMRGIPRVAVERDLPISGAEGLRASDIADTSDVCPWCDDNFGVDMRRPGAQAYYDSVFRLLAEWGVDYVKVDDIVPYPREIRAVADAIARCGRPMRLSLSPGDLTCVAHLPDYRRANALRVTADVWDRRNDLAKGL